A single region of the Vagococcus teuberi genome encodes:
- a CDS encoding cation:proton antiporter, giving the protein MELLFTIVLILFSTKVAGHLSVKLGQPAVLGKLLIGIVIGPAVLGWVNDSAIFQEFSEIGVLLLMFLAGLETDAEQLKKNWKPSVAVAVLGIIVPFASAFAMGELFGFSFNEGIFLGVLFSATSVSITVQVLKEMGMMQTREATTILGAAVVDDILVVTLLAFVMSFMGEDTSSASVPMLLLKKVLFFVVAFVVGIYIVPKFLKLFSRFKVTAPVTAAALIVAFGFAYFGEMLGMAGIIGTFLAGLFISQTSFQHEVEQTVDPIANALFVPFFYVSVGISISFDGVLSQMGFLVACTIVAILSKLFGGFLGAKMTGFNNHSSLSVGSGMVSRGEVALIIGTTGLAAGLLSQEYYTTVIISVILTTLIAPPMLKHYFMKLYSKK; this is encoded by the coding sequence ATGGAACTATTATTTACAATTGTATTAATTTTATTTTCAACGAAAGTAGCCGGTCACTTGTCTGTAAAGCTTGGCCAACCAGCAGTTTTAGGAAAATTACTTATTGGGATAGTAATTGGACCAGCAGTTTTAGGTTGGGTAAATGACTCAGCTATTTTTCAAGAGTTTTCAGAAATAGGTGTATTGTTACTGATGTTTCTTGCAGGACTTGAAACAGACGCAGAACAGCTAAAGAAAAACTGGAAACCATCAGTTGCTGTTGCGGTCTTGGGGATTATCGTACCATTTGCAAGTGCATTTGCAATGGGAGAATTATTTGGATTTTCGTTCAATGAAGGAATCTTTTTAGGTGTCCTTTTCTCAGCAACAAGTGTCAGTATTACCGTGCAAGTGTTAAAAGAAATGGGAATGATGCAGACTCGTGAAGCAACCACCATCTTAGGAGCAGCTGTGGTAGATGATATTTTAGTTGTGACACTTTTAGCTTTTGTCATGTCATTTATGGGGGAAGATACATCAAGCGCATCAGTTCCGATGTTACTACTGAAAAAAGTTCTTTTCTTTGTTGTGGCTTTTGTAGTAGGTATTTATATTGTACCTAAGTTCTTGAAATTATTTTCAAGGTTCAAAGTAACAGCACCTGTAACAGCTGCAGCATTAATCGTTGCATTTGGCTTTGCCTATTTTGGTGAAATGTTAGGTATGGCAGGAATTATTGGAACATTTTTAGCTGGTTTATTTATTTCACAAACCTCTTTTCAACATGAAGTTGAGCAAACGGTTGATCCGATTGCAAATGCTTTATTTGTACCATTCTTCTACGTGAGTGTAGGCATAAGTATTTCGTTTGATGGGGTACTAAGCCAAATGGGATTCTTAGTTGCTTGTACAATCGTAGCTATTTTATCTAAACTATTTGGTGGATTCTTAGGGGCTAAGATGACAGGGTTTAATAACCACTCTTCACTTTCTGTTGGTTCAGGTATGGTATCACGAGGTGAAGTAGCACTAATTATTGGTACAACAGGATTAGCTGCAGGGCTACTTTCTCAAGAATATTACACAACAGTGATTATTTCAGTTATTCTGACAACATTGATTGCTCCCCCAATGTTAAAACATTACTTTATGAAATTATATTCAAAAAAATAA
- a CDS encoding nitroreductase family protein, with amino-acid sequence MSNFVNLLKQRRSIYDLGKNTPLTNDEIVDLVTEVVRESPTAFNSQTQRVVFLFDDAHEKLWSMTEGLLEPLTPPEAFENTKEKLKSFAKGKATILFFEDTDIVKGLQEQFALYAENFPIWSEQASGLTQSNVWTALTEKNIGANLQHYNPIIDESVAKEWDTPANWKLRAQLVIGSIESPALEKEYMENNDRFKVFK; translated from the coding sequence ATGTCAAATTTTGTAAATTTATTAAAACAACGTCGTTCGATATATGATTTAGGAAAAAATACACCACTAACTAATGATGAAATTGTAGACTTAGTAACAGAGGTAGTGAGAGAGTCACCGACTGCATTTAATTCGCAAACACAACGAGTAGTGTTTTTATTCGATGATGCACATGAAAAATTATGGAGTATGACAGAAGGATTATTAGAACCATTAACTCCTCCAGAAGCATTTGAAAATACAAAAGAAAAATTAAAAAGCTTCGCAAAAGGAAAAGCAACTATTTTATTCTTTGAGGACACAGATATTGTAAAAGGATTGCAAGAACAATTTGCGCTATATGCAGAGAATTTCCCAATTTGGTCAGAACAAGCGAGTGGTCTAACTCAATCAAACGTGTGGACTGCTTTAACTGAAAAAAATATTGGTGCTAATTTGCAACATTATAATCCAATTATTGATGAATCGGTTGCTAAAGAATGGGATACTCCAGCAAATTGGAAATTACGTGCACAATTAGTTATTGGATCGATTGAAT